Proteins from a genomic interval of Paenibacillus sp. RC334:
- a CDS encoding ABC transporter ATP-binding protein has protein sequence MTTKLLEVNHLKTYFKTEDGIVPSVNGVSFTVNPGETVAIVGESGSGKSVTSLSIMGLVAAPGKVVGGEILLEGRDLLKLSKGEMRKYRGNEVSMIFQEPMSSLNPVFTIGNQISEVIRQHQKLSKSEARQKSIEMLERVGIPGASKVVSYFPHQLSGGMRQRVMIAMALACQPKLLIADEPTTALDVTIQAQILNLIHKLSKEENTGIILITHDLGVVAEMADRVVVMYAGEVVEEADVFDLFEKPGHPYTIGLLGSLPKLTEQREWLDSIPGTVPNMMQMPSGCPFHPRCPYAQEQCTKIHPEIQAKDQGHYVRCLRMEEVSV, from the coding sequence ATGACCACGAAATTGCTTGAAGTGAACCATTTGAAAACCTACTTTAAAACGGAGGATGGCATCGTTCCTTCGGTCAACGGTGTCAGCTTCACTGTGAATCCAGGCGAAACGGTGGCTATTGTTGGAGAGTCCGGTTCCGGTAAAAGTGTAACCTCCTTGTCTATTATGGGTTTAGTGGCTGCGCCGGGTAAAGTCGTGGGCGGGGAGATTCTGCTTGAAGGCCGAGACTTACTCAAACTGTCCAAGGGGGAAATGCGAAAATATCGGGGGAACGAGGTATCCATGATTTTTCAGGAGCCGATGAGTTCGCTGAATCCGGTATTTACGATTGGTAACCAAATCAGTGAGGTCATCCGGCAGCACCAGAAGCTGAGCAAATCGGAGGCACGGCAGAAAAGTATTGAGATGCTAGAACGGGTAGGCATACCTGGTGCATCGAAAGTGGTAAGTTACTTTCCGCATCAGCTGTCTGGAGGAATGCGTCAGCGGGTGATGATCGCCATGGCCTTGGCCTGTCAGCCTAAACTGCTGATCGCTGATGAACCGACGACGGCACTGGACGTTACGATTCAGGCTCAAATTTTGAATTTAATCCACAAGCTGAGCAAGGAAGAGAATACAGGCATCATTCTCATTACCCACGATTTAGGTGTCGTCGCGGAAATGGCGGACCGGGTGGTCGTGATGTATGCCGGGGAAGTGGTCGAGGAAGCGGACGTATTTGATTTGTTTGAAAAGCCGGGTCATCCTTATACGATTGGTTTGCTAGGATCACTCCCCAAGCTTACTGAACAGAGAGAATGGCTGGATTCCATTCCCGGTACCGTTCCTAATATGATGCAGATGCCGAGCGGCTGTCCATTTCATCCCCGCTGTCCTTATGCCCAGGAACAGTGCACCAAGATTCATCCTGAAATACAAGCAAAGGATCAAGGACACTATGTCAGATGTTTGCGGATGGAGGAGGTGTCAGTATGA
- a CDS encoding ABC transporter permease, with the protein MAGIHDVQALGPDPDLDGKKQAQPSSIGRIWKQLLRSKTGTVGAIIILLVCLTALCAPLLASHNPADIDPLNRLKPPMWLAGGLPEHWLGTDNLGRDMWSRIVYGARVSLIVGVGAVLVSGTIGAILGLLAGFYGKWVDAIIMRVADAFLAIPAILLMLVVLAVVGPGMTTLIFVIGVTNWVSYTRVVRGEVLSIKERDFVKAAKAIGSKNSRILLKHILPNVLSSFIVISGMSVATTIIMEASLSFLGLGITPPAVSWGGMLSDGRQYVATSWWVATFPGLAITITVLGVIFLGDWLRDVLDPHMKAKE; encoded by the coding sequence GTGGCAGGTATTCATGATGTACAAGCCCTTGGTCCAGACCCAGACCTGGATGGCAAAAAGCAAGCACAACCGTCTAGTATCGGGCGTATATGGAAGCAACTGTTACGAAGTAAAACCGGAACGGTCGGTGCAATAATCATACTGCTCGTTTGCTTAACGGCACTATGTGCCCCTCTGCTGGCCAGTCACAATCCTGCGGATATTGACCCGCTGAATCGTCTGAAGCCGCCCATGTGGCTGGCAGGTGGGTTGCCGGAGCATTGGCTGGGTACAGATAACCTGGGACGGGATATGTGGAGCCGTATCGTATACGGGGCGAGAGTTTCGCTTATCGTCGGTGTCGGTGCAGTTCTGGTCTCAGGCACTATTGGCGCAATTCTCGGACTCCTCGCCGGTTTTTATGGTAAATGGGTGGATGCCATCATTATGAGAGTTGCCGATGCCTTTTTGGCCATTCCGGCTATTCTGCTGATGCTGGTCGTCTTGGCCGTGGTGGGTCCTGGAATGACTACGCTTATTTTTGTTATTGGCGTTACGAATTGGGTTTCCTATACAAGGGTGGTCCGGGGCGAGGTATTGAGTATCAAGGAACGGGACTTCGTTAAAGCAGCCAAGGCGATTGGCTCAAAAAATAGCAGGATTCTGTTGAAGCACATTTTACCCAATGTCTTGTCTTCGTTCATTGTAATTTCTGGTATGAGCGTGGCGACAACGATTATTATGGAAGCTTCTCTTAGTTTTCTCGGATTAGGGATCACACCGCCAGCAGTGTCCTGGGGTGGCATGCTGAGCGATGGGAGACAGTATGTAGCCACGAGCTGGTGGGTTGCAACGTTTCCCGGTCTGGCGATTACCATCACGGTCCTGGGCGTCATTTTCCTCGGTGACTGGCTTCGAGACGTGTTAGATCCCCATATGAAAGCGAAAGAATAA
- a CDS encoding ABC transporter permease, with translation MKTYIAKSLLQVIPVLLIVSLIVFILVRVTGDPVALMLPETATAEDRAVLTQALGLDQPLYAQYIKFIGSALQGDFGTSFRYGESALPLVLERLPASFELAVAAMFFAVIIAVPLGVISAVKRNTFTDLIISSLSVVGKAMPNFWMGIMLILLFSVMLGMLPVSGRGGMEHLILPAFTLGVGLSAQMTRLIRSSMLDILNQDYIRTARSKGILEIVVIGKHAFRNGLIPVVTIMSLQFTSLIGGTLITETVFAWPGLGQLLVVAVNTHDMAIVQAAVFVIAFIVVISNILTDVVYRLLDPRIKYN, from the coding sequence TTGAAAACTTATATCGCCAAATCGCTGCTGCAGGTGATTCCTGTACTGCTGATTGTCTCTCTGATTGTATTCATCCTGGTGAGGGTAACCGGGGACCCTGTAGCCCTGATGCTGCCGGAGACCGCTACAGCTGAGGACCGTGCAGTACTGACACAAGCGCTTGGGCTGGATCAGCCATTATATGCACAATACATTAAATTTATTGGCAGTGCCTTACAAGGCGATTTTGGCACCTCGTTTCGCTATGGTGAATCGGCTTTGCCATTAGTGCTGGAACGGCTGCCTGCCAGTTTTGAATTAGCAGTAGCCGCCATGTTTTTTGCGGTTATCATCGCAGTGCCGTTGGGCGTCATCTCAGCAGTCAAACGTAATACCTTTACCGATTTAATCATTTCCAGTTTATCCGTAGTCGGAAAAGCCATGCCTAACTTTTGGATGGGGATTATGCTCATATTGTTATTCTCCGTCATGCTGGGGATGCTTCCGGTGTCCGGTCGGGGCGGGATGGAGCATTTGATACTTCCGGCATTTACACTGGGTGTCGGTCTTTCTGCACAGATGACTCGACTCATTCGCTCCAGTATGCTGGACATTTTGAATCAGGACTATATACGAACAGCCCGAAGTAAAGGGATTCTCGAAATCGTAGTGATCGGAAAACACGCTTTTCGCAATGGATTGATTCCGGTCGTCACGATTATGAGCTTGCAATTTACGAGCTTGATCGGCGGCACACTGATTACAGAGACGGTATTTGCATGGCCGGGTTTGGGGCAGTTACTTGTCGTCGCTGTGAATACCCACGACATGGCTATCGTTCAGGCCGCTGTATTTGTGATTGCCTTTATTGTGGTTATCAGCAATATTTTAACCGATGTCGTTTACCGACTGCTTGATCCAAGAATTAAATACAACTAG
- a CDS encoding M20 family metallopeptidase has product MNINELLALSRPLQDQLIAWRRDFHRHPETGYEEVRTSGIVAEHLRELGLEVITNVGKTGVVGLLRGKSPGPTIGLRADMDALPIQDEKTVPYRSQIPGKAHLCGHDAHTAILMGAAQLLTKLERPERGNIKFVFQPAEEGLAGAKAMIDDGVLENPKVDAMAGLHMFPGLKTGTLGVSKGVAFASADSLTIKIIGKGGHAARPHEGIDAIAVSAQVISALQNIPSRLVDPLETIVITIGKISGGYMGAAIAPEVEMIGTVRTLSAELRSRMPELIEQVVRGACESFGAGYELNYRLGYPVVQNDPDMVDLMTETSEQLFGSKEWNYIKPSTGGEDFAFYCEQVPGVFFRLGSGRGDEDTSYPLHHSKFDLDESVLPYGVAMMSAIALNFLKQNKNRV; this is encoded by the coding sequence ATGAATATAAATGAACTTTTAGCATTATCCAGACCGCTTCAAGATCAGCTGATTGCTTGGCGCAGAGACTTTCATCGCCATCCTGAAACCGGTTATGAAGAGGTTCGTACATCGGGAATTGTGGCTGAACACTTACGTGAACTTGGGCTGGAAGTGATAACAAATGTAGGTAAAACCGGGGTTGTAGGTCTGTTACGAGGAAAAAGCCCGGGTCCTACAATCGGTCTAAGGGCAGATATGGATGCTTTACCGATTCAGGATGAAAAAACGGTTCCCTATCGGTCACAGATTCCGGGAAAGGCACATTTATGTGGGCATGATGCCCATACCGCAATACTGATGGGAGCCGCGCAGTTACTTACGAAGCTGGAACGGCCTGAAAGAGGAAATATCAAATTTGTCTTTCAACCAGCAGAAGAAGGTTTAGCCGGGGCCAAGGCTATGATTGATGATGGTGTGTTGGAAAATCCAAAAGTAGATGCGATGGCAGGACTACATATGTTCCCGGGTCTAAAGACAGGAACGCTTGGGGTCAGCAAAGGGGTAGCTTTTGCCTCCGCAGATAGCTTAACGATTAAGATTATAGGCAAAGGCGGTCATGCTGCCCGTCCGCATGAGGGGATAGACGCGATTGCCGTGTCCGCGCAGGTTATTTCTGCCCTGCAAAATATACCAAGCCGTCTGGTTGATCCGCTTGAGACCATTGTCATTACGATCGGAAAAATTAGTGGTGGCTACATGGGGGCAGCCATTGCACCGGAAGTCGAGATGATCGGCACCGTGCGAACTTTGTCGGCAGAGTTGCGCAGCCGGATGCCTGAACTGATCGAACAGGTAGTCCGTGGAGCATGTGAATCGTTCGGAGCCGGATATGAGTTGAATTATCGGCTTGGCTACCCGGTTGTTCAGAACGACCCGGATATGGTTGATTTAATGACCGAAACCAGTGAGCAACTGTTTGGCTCCAAGGAGTGGAACTACATCAAACCGTCAACAGGCGGGGAAGATTTCGCTTTTTATTGTGAGCAGGTACCCGGTGTTTTCTTCCGGTTGGGCTCGGGGAGAGGAGATGAAGATACAAGCTATCCATTGCATCATTCCAAGTTTGATTTGGATGAATCGGTACTGCCTTATGGAGTAGCCATGATGTCGGCCATAGCGCTGAATTTTTTGAAACAAAATAAAAATCGGGTTTGA
- a CDS encoding FadR/GntR family transcriptional regulator gives MIIQSPLRFEKVSAKKVSDFIREQLEEAIILKELLSEEQLPTERELAEIFNASRITVREALSQLESKGLIEKRVGAKGGTFVLPVTANSHKRTRAEIAKDWEHMLKVFEYRMIVEPEGAFLAAARITTDELDLLQRYLDQSIEADCTREWFRALDVKFHLAIAKASGNPFCEAAVRQIRTKINPSLDLMPYDDQIRTVNYDVHTEILSALRARDAEKSREVMRHHIGHSADAIYARLVAKG, from the coding sequence ATGATAATCCAATCTCCTCTGCGCTTTGAGAAAGTATCAGCTAAAAAAGTGAGTGATTTTATTAGAGAGCAGTTGGAAGAGGCTATTATTCTAAAAGAGTTGCTTAGCGAGGAGCAGCTACCAACAGAGCGGGAACTCGCAGAGATATTTAATGCCAGCAGAATTACAGTCCGTGAGGCGCTATCCCAATTGGAGTCGAAGGGACTCATTGAGAAGAGAGTAGGTGCCAAGGGAGGGACCTTTGTTCTTCCCGTGACAGCAAACTCTCATAAACGTACCCGAGCAGAAATCGCAAAAGATTGGGAGCATATGTTGAAGGTCTTTGAATATCGGATGATTGTGGAACCTGAGGGTGCTTTTTTAGCGGCTGCGCGGATCACCACAGATGAACTGGACTTGCTTCAGCGTTATCTGGATCAGAGCATTGAAGCGGACTGTACTCGCGAATGGTTTCGGGCCTTGGATGTAAAGTTTCATTTAGCCATTGCCAAGGCATCGGGCAACCCATTTTGTGAAGCCGCTGTGAGGCAGATTCGGACCAAAATTAACCCATCGCTAGATCTCATGCCCTATGACGATCAGATTCGGACGGTGAACTACGACGTCCATACGGAAATTCTGAGTGCACTTCGGGCACGGGATGCTGAGAAGTCGCGGGAAGTGATGAGGCACCATATCGGACATTCCGCAGACGCCATTTATGCAAGACTGGTTGCAAAAGGCTAG
- a CDS encoding alkaline phosphatase, with protein MLGHFFKKILPIVMVSSITITGIVSGGASTQAASDTQKIKNVIFLIGDGMGPSYISAYRYMKDNPATPLMEKTEFDQYLVGAQTTYPEDEAQNITDSASAATAMSAGVKTYNAAIAVDNDKTDVKTVLEQAKENGKSTGLVATSEITHATPAAFGAHDVSRKNMNAIADDYFDEKINGKHKVDVLLGGGLSNFVRKDRNLTEEFKKAGYGYVTDREGLLNNKNDQILGLFAQGGLDKAIDRAKETPSLEDMTNAAISRLNKNDNGFFLMVEGSQIDWAGHDNDVVASMSEMADFEKAFKAAIDFAKKDGNTLVVATADHSTGGFSVGANGEYNFNAAPIKAATRTPDFMAKEIVAGASVEDTLKKYISLDLTESEVQSVKTASATKDEVKIDNAIEAIFNTRSFAGWTTGGHTGEDVPVYAYGPGKELFAGLIDNTDNAKIIFDILKKNK; from the coding sequence ATGTTAGGCCATTTTTTCAAAAAAATATTACCTATCGTTATGGTGTCATCAATCACAATTACTGGCATTGTGTCAGGAGGAGCTTCTACACAAGCAGCTTCAGACACACAAAAAATTAAAAATGTAATTTTTTTAATTGGTGATGGCATGGGTCCATCATATATTTCTGCCTATCGGTATATGAAAGATAACCCGGCAACCCCTCTCATGGAAAAAACAGAGTTTGATCAGTATCTTGTAGGTGCTCAAACGACGTATCCGGAAGATGAGGCTCAAAATATAACAGACTCCGCTTCAGCTGCCACAGCAATGTCTGCTGGTGTTAAAACATACAATGCTGCCATTGCCGTAGATAACGATAAAACTGATGTCAAAACGGTATTAGAGCAAGCCAAGGAAAACGGGAAATCTACCGGCTTGGTTGCAACATCTGAGATCACTCATGCTACTCCTGCAGCATTTGGCGCACATGATGTTAGCCGTAAAAATATGAACGCTATTGCTGATGATTACTTTGATGAAAAAATTAATGGAAAGCACAAGGTGGATGTCCTGCTTGGTGGTGGGCTAAGCAATTTTGTACGTAAAGACCGAAACTTAACTGAAGAGTTCAAGAAAGCCGGTTACGGTTATGTCACTGACCGGGAAGGATTGCTGAACAATAAAAACGATCAAATTCTCGGTCTATTTGCCCAAGGTGGACTAGATAAAGCAATCGATCGTGCCAAAGAAACACCTTCTTTAGAAGATATGACTAATGCTGCAATCAGCCGATTAAATAAAAATGATAATGGTTTCTTCCTGATGGTTGAAGGAAGCCAAATTGACTGGGCAGGTCATGACAACGACGTGGTTGCTTCCATGAGTGAAATGGCGGATTTTGAAAAAGCATTTAAAGCAGCGATCGACTTTGCCAAGAAAGACGGCAATACATTAGTAGTTGCAACTGCTGATCATTCTACCGGCGGATTTTCGGTCGGTGCAAATGGAGAATATAACTTTAATGCAGCACCAATTAAAGCAGCAACGCGCACACCAGATTTTATGGCTAAAGAAATTGTTGCTGGCGCAAGTGTTGAAGATACACTTAAGAAATATATCTCCTTAGATCTTACAGAAAGTGAAGTTCAATCGGTCAAAACTGCTTCTGCTACAAAGGACGAAGTTAAAATCGATAATGCCATTGAAGCCATCTTCAACACTCGTTCATTTGCTGGCTGGACAACAGGTGGTCATACTGGAGAAGATGTGCCAGTCTATGCTTACGGGCCAGGGAAAGAATTGTTTGCGGGACTTATCGACAATACAGATAATGCAAAGATCATTTTTGATATTCTGAAAAAAAACAAATAA
- a CDS encoding SDR family oxidoreductase has translation MKILVTGATGNLGSKVVESLIETVPANNIVVSIRNAEKAEWFQSRGIEVRYGDFDKPETLKSAFAGIDRLLIISTFGDHETIMRQHTNAIEGAQRAQVKFIVYTSVSKASESDFFLAIPHYAREEVILKTGIPYSFLRNNWYFENEVGSIQGAMAGAPWVTSAGKGKVGWVLRKDLGEAAAKVLVGEGHENTVYELSGRLMTQEEFATVLSDVLGKDIPVQQVDDATFAEMMKGAGVPEAYIPMLVNTQKGFRNGALEVESNDLEKLLGRPVTPAKEALTQIIDEIRKSV, from the coding sequence ATGAAAATTCTAGTTACAGGTGCAACGGGAAATTTAGGATCTAAAGTTGTGGAATCCTTAATAGAAACTGTACCAGCAAACAATATAGTGGTTAGTATTCGAAATGCAGAAAAGGCAGAATGGTTCCAATCTCGTGGAATTGAGGTTCGATACGGGGATTTTGATAAGCCCGAGACATTAAAATCTGCATTTGCAGGAATTGATCGCCTCCTCATTATTTCTACCTTTGGTGATCACGAAACAATCATGAGACAACATACCAATGCTATAGAGGGGGCTCAACGTGCTCAAGTTAAATTTATCGTCTATACCAGTGTAAGCAAAGCAAGTGAAAGTGACTTTTTCTTAGCCATACCACACTACGCTAGAGAAGAAGTTATATTGAAAACAGGTATCCCCTACTCATTTTTGCGAAATAATTGGTATTTTGAAAATGAAGTTGGAAGTATTCAAGGTGCTATGGCAGGAGCACCTTGGGTCACATCTGCTGGAAAAGGGAAAGTGGGCTGGGTACTTCGAAAAGATTTAGGAGAGGCGGCAGCAAAAGTATTGGTTGGTGAAGGGCATGAAAATACCGTTTACGAGCTGTCAGGTAGATTAATGACTCAAGAGGAATTTGCTACCGTTCTCAGTGATGTATTAGGTAAAGATATACCTGTACAACAAGTAGATGACGCTACTTTTGCAGAAATGATGAAAGGAGCTGGAGTACCCGAAGCCTATATTCCGATGCTTGTAAACACCCAAAAGGGCTTTCGTAATGGTGCATTAGAAGTTGAGAGCAACGACTTAGAAAAACTTCTCGGTCGTCCAGTTACTCCCGCTAAAGAAGCTCTAACTCAAATCATCGATGAAATTCGTAAGTCAGTATAA
- a CDS encoding helix-turn-helix domain-containing protein: protein MARFNFQGEPPPEDQEVLCHLTLTQNVIAGRWKIIILWHLSQRTRRFSELQKLLTGISKGILTRQLRELEEDGMVHREVYKEVPPKVEYSLTEQGIRFITVLDTMKEWGKEFMKKKIEEHNYFSQND from the coding sequence ATAGCTCGTTTTAATTTCCAAGGAGAACCGCCTCCTGAAGATCAAGAAGTATTGTGTCATTTGACACTTACACAAAACGTAATCGCCGGAAGATGGAAAATTATTATTTTATGGCACCTAAGCCAGCGAACAAGAAGATTTAGCGAGCTTCAAAAGTTGTTAACGGGAATATCAAAAGGAATATTAACAAGACAATTGAGAGAACTGGAGGAGGATGGTATGGTACACCGCGAAGTGTATAAAGAGGTTCCTCCTAAAGTAGAGTACTCGCTAACAGAGCAGGGAATAAGATTTATTACGGTACTGGATACTATGAAAGAGTGGGGAAAAGAATTTATGAAGAAAAAAATAGAGGAACACAACTATTTCTCACAAAATGATTAG
- a CDS encoding IS630 family transposase, translating into MFGAIHYETGQVHHREEEKADVEAFIRFLQDLLSAYPIGKMAMILDNSRIHHATGLQPFLKEHPRLQLVFLPPYSPNLNPVEGLWLWLKSDVVNNVFFEKFYKFKLHVSQFMKRINKQPMETIDRLLIRF; encoded by the coding sequence TTGTTTGGAGCGATCCACTACGAAACCGGACAGGTGCATCACCGTGAAGAAGAAAAGGCTGATGTGGAGGCCTTTATTCGCTTCCTGCAAGATCTTCTGTCGGCGTACCCTATCGGGAAGATGGCTATGATTCTGGACAACAGCCGGATTCATCATGCCACGGGGTTGCAGCCTTTTTTAAAGGAGCATCCACGTTTGCAACTCGTCTTTCTGCCGCCTTACAGTCCAAACCTGAATCCGGTCGAAGGATTATGGTTGTGGCTCAAATCCGATGTGGTCAACAACGTCTTTTTTGAGAAGTTTTATAAGTTTAAGCTTCACGTCAGCCAGTTTATGAAGCGAATCAATAAGCAACCGATGGAAACGATTGATCGCCTGTTGATTAGGTTTTAA
- a CDS encoding serine hydrolase domain-containing protein, with product MKTLVLLHLWKAVIIIPFTIVCLLIPLSVHAQPAEDSVDTAQIDQFVNSAMNELNIPGASLAIVKEGRIVYMEGYGVSGPDSSPVTPQTPFVLGSTSKSITAMAVIQLVEKGKIRLDDPVQYYLPWFRVADLEASRKITIRELLNQTSGLSTYAGESTLTTGDESIEQHIRSLKHVQLTAPVGSVFQYSNLNYNILSGVIQAASGQSYTEYVQQHIFKPLHMKHSYTSPDEAQKDGLATGYQPVFGFMLPTKQLNHEGTVASGYLISSAEDMAHYLTAQMNEGQNGNPPVLSVKGIRTLHKPVAYMGGGSYYAMGWVVDKNGISHNGATENTYSKMIINENYGVILLVNSLDYLDLQSYDKIMTGINAILNGGETPQIGMSDLERTIFLLVNWVCLTILAILAQSVFGLFNWKTRSRTTLGRLLHIVSILFFHVLIPFLLLMTLPKLLVPWPVIKLFLPGLGHVIYFILILLLGVGVVKTALVMRTILKKKHHLV from the coding sequence ATGAAAACTTTGGTGCTTTTACACTTGTGGAAAGCTGTAATTATAATTCCATTTACGATTGTCTGCTTGCTTATTCCGCTTTCGGTACATGCTCAACCTGCAGAGGACAGTGTGGATACCGCTCAGATTGATCAATTTGTGAATTCGGCGATGAATGAATTAAATATTCCAGGGGCTTCACTCGCAATCGTCAAAGAGGGTCGCATTGTTTATATGGAAGGATATGGGGTATCAGGGCCGGATAGCTCTCCGGTGACGCCGCAGACACCTTTCGTCCTCGGTTCAACGAGCAAATCCATTACAGCCATGGCTGTAATACAGCTAGTAGAAAAGGGTAAAATTCGACTTGATGACCCAGTTCAATATTATTTGCCATGGTTTCGCGTAGCAGATCTAGAAGCTTCCAGAAAGATTACAATCCGGGAACTGCTAAATCAAACCAGTGGATTGTCTACTTATGCAGGGGAGAGTACATTAACAACGGGCGATGAATCCATCGAGCAGCATATCCGGAGTCTAAAGCATGTCCAGTTGACCGCGCCGGTGGGTTCTGTATTTCAATACTCGAATTTGAACTATAACATTTTGAGCGGTGTCATTCAGGCTGCTTCCGGTCAATCGTATACGGAATATGTACAACAACACATTTTCAAGCCGCTCCATATGAAACATAGCTATACTTCGCCTGACGAAGCCCAAAAAGACGGACTGGCAACCGGGTATCAGCCTGTATTTGGTTTTATGCTCCCGACAAAGCAGCTTAATCATGAAGGTACTGTAGCCTCAGGGTATTTAATCTCTAGTGCCGAAGATATGGCACATTATTTGACGGCACAGATGAATGAAGGGCAGAATGGGAATCCCCCCGTTTTGTCGGTAAAAGGCATTAGAACTTTACACAAACCCGTTGCTTATATGGGTGGAGGAAGCTATTATGCTATGGGCTGGGTCGTGGATAAGAATGGTATTTCTCATAATGGCGCTACCGAAAATACGTACTCAAAAATGATAATTAATGAAAACTATGGAGTCATCCTGCTTGTCAATTCACTGGATTATTTGGACTTACAATCGTATGACAAGATCATGACCGGCATCAACGCCATATTGAATGGAGGAGAAACACCTCAAATTGGGATGTCAGACTTAGAGAGAACTATTTTTTTGCTTGTAAATTGGGTATGTCTTACAATTCTCGCCATTCTTGCTCAGTCTGTATTCGGTTTGTTTAATTGGAAAACCCGTTCCCGAACGACTTTAGGGCGTTTGCTTCACATTGTAAGTATCCTTTTCTTCCATGTGCTGATTCCATTTCTGTTATTAATGACACTCCCCAAATTGCTGGTTCCTTGGCCTGTTATTAAACTGTTCTTACCTGGTCTGGGACATGTCATTTACTTTATTCTTATTTTATTGTTAGGTGTCGGTGTTGTAAAAACGGCACTTGTGATGCGAACTATTCTAAAGAAAAAACATCATTTAGTATAA
- a CDS encoding FtsX-like permease family protein, producing the protein MTFRSLAFSGIRGNWRSYSAFFMSSVFSVMIFYIYASFLAHPDVVNGHIIAADKVRQGMIFCEYIIVGFSFLFVLYANSAYLKTRKQEFGLYSLFGMTRMQLRKMVIYENMMISVLAIGCGIVLGMLFSKLFFMALAALLDMKEPIKFAVPLEAVWFTVGGFLILFTITSLSTVFRIGRTEIVDLFKASRRSTGELIYSPWLVALSIVCLATGYGIAMTFNGSNFYLLDAQAFILMTLLILIPVTLGTYLFFSQFSVLLLSFIRKRHQIYYHRTNMVIVAQLGYKIKDNARMLFMVSILSAVILTASGAFYILVKSVQYEYLKEIASLTMFIGMFISLLFFIASGSMIYFKLFTELQEDQAQFRALLRIGMTEQEIRKIVVTQLAIIFFVPCIVGIFHALFAMKALENILTYSNWSYSFVVIGVYLIMQTIYFLLTCHDYMKSMMQGATLQ; encoded by the coding sequence ATGACGTTCCGTTCGCTCGCATTTAGTGGCATTCGGGGAAACTGGCGCTCTTACAGTGCATTTTTTATGAGCAGTGTATTTTCTGTTATGATTTTTTACATTTACGCTTCATTTCTTGCTCATCCCGACGTCGTCAACGGTCATATTATTGCAGCAGATAAGGTAAGGCAGGGCATGATTTTTTGTGAGTATATTATCGTTGGTTTTTCCTTCCTGTTTGTGTTGTATGCCAACTCAGCCTATCTGAAAACAAGAAAGCAGGAGTTTGGTCTTTATTCGCTGTTCGGAATGACACGTATGCAACTTCGCAAAATGGTCATTTATGAAAATATGATGATTTCCGTTTTGGCCATCGGGTGCGGAATCGTACTTGGTATGCTGTTCAGCAAACTATTTTTTATGGCTCTCGCTGCGTTGCTCGATATGAAGGAGCCGATTAAGTTCGCTGTACCTTTGGAGGCGGTGTGGTTCACAGTTGGGGGATTTCTAATTTTATTCACTATAACATCTTTGAGCACAGTGTTCAGAATAGGAAGAACCGAGATTGTTGATTTATTCAAAGCCTCACGCCGCTCTACGGGCGAACTGATCTATTCTCCGTGGCTGGTGGCGCTCTCAATTGTTTGCCTGGCAACTGGATATGGTATCGCTATGACGTTCAACGGATCCAATTTTTATTTGTTGGATGCTCAAGCATTCATCTTGATGACACTGCTAATTTTGATTCCTGTCACATTAGGAACGTATTTATTTTTTTCCCAGTTTAGTGTTTTGCTGCTTAGCTTTATTCGAAAACGCCATCAGATTTATTATCATCGAACGAATATGGTCATTGTTGCACAGCTTGGTTACAAGATCAAAGACAATGCACGGATGCTGTTTATGGTGTCAATTCTCAGTGCAGTCATTTTAACGGCTTCCGGTGCTTTCTACATTCTGGTCAAATCCGTTCAATATGAATATTTAAAGGAAATCGCTTCACTGACTATGTTTATCGGTATGTTTATCAGTCTACTGTTTTTTATCGCCTCAGGAAGTATGATTTACTTCAAGCTTTTCACAGAACTTCAGGAAGATCAGGCTCAATTCAGAGCATTGTTGCGTATCGGAATGACAGAGCAGGAAATTCGTAAAATCGTGGTGACACAATTAGCGATTATCTTTTTTGTCCCTTGTATTGTGGGTATTTTTCATGCTCTGTTCGCTATGAAAGCTTTAGAAAACATTTTGACATACTCCAATTGGAGTTATTCCTTTGTTGTTATTGGTGTATACCTTATTATGCAAACCATCTATTTTCTGCTTACCTGCCACGATTACATGAAAAGTATGATGCAAGGAGCTACATTGCAGTAG